From Oryza brachyantha chromosome 9, ObraRS2, whole genome shotgun sequence, a single genomic window includes:
- the LOC102719894 gene encoding E3 ubiquitin-protein ligase ATL31-like, with protein sequence MASARVHSNGRLLMLLLLLAVAGFAVAQQPDNPPQGYYYSTNFSPSMAIVIVVLIAAFFFLGFFSIYVRHCYSGRADYSTTPLPQTGAGRSRRQRGLDQAVLVTFPTMTYADVKAHKSVKGALECAVCISEFDDDETLRLLPKCSHVFHQDCIDTWLASHVTCPVCRANLAPNHDGSSEPASDVPAEIPTEGVPPSASAVDVAAPGEAPPVVIDVEETEEERIIREEAAELTRIGSLKRALRSKSGRAPARFPRSHSTGHSLSAAASAGAGAGSERFTLRLPEHVLREVIAAGHLQRTTSLVAFRAGRQGSTRRGLRAGGEGSNRAGRSVRLGQSGRWPSFLARTFSARLPAWGSRSTRRGEGDGSSKGGRTAGAGGRSVACDDQACALGQRV encoded by the coding sequence ATGGCGTCAGCTCGAGTCCACAGTAATGGCCGCCTCCTTATGCTTCTCCTTCTGCTCGCCGTCGCAGGCTTCGCCGTGGCGCAGCAGCCGGACAATCCTCCGCAAGGCTACTACTACTCGACCAACTTCAGCCCGTCCATGGCCATCGTTATTGTTGTCCTCATCgccgcctttttttttcttggcttcTTCTCCATCTACGTCCGTCACTGCTACAGCGGCCGCGCCGACTACTCGACCACGCCGCTGCCTCAGACCGGCGCAGGGCGATCGCGGCGGCAGCGTGGGCTCGACCAGGCCGTGCTCGTGACGTTCCCAACCATGACGTACGCCGATGTGAAGGCGCACAAGTCCGTCAAGGGCGCGCTTGAGTGCGCCGTCTGTATCAGCGAGTTCGACGATGACGAGACGCTGCGCCTGCTGCCCAAGTGCTCTCACGTCTTCCACCAGGACTGCATCGACACCTGGCTCGCGTCGCACGTCACCTGCCCGGTCTGCCGCGCCAACCTCGCCCCCAACCACGACGGCTCGTCCGAGCCGGCGAGCGATGTCCCCGCCGAGATCCCGACGGAAGGAGTGCCGCCGTCTGCGTCTGCTGTCGACGTAGCGGCGCCAGgggaggcgccgccggtggtgaTCGACGTGGAGGAGaccgaggaggagaggatcatAAGAGAGGAGGCCGCCGAGCTGACGCGCATCGGCAGCCTGAAGCGCGCCCTGCGTTCGAAGTCAGGGCGCGCGCCAGCCCGTTTCCCGCGTTCGCATTCGACGGGGCACTCGCTCTCCGCGGcggccagcgccggcgccggagcaggCTCCGAGAGGTTCACGCTGCGGCTGCCCGAGCACGTGCTCCGGGAGGTCATCGCGGCCGGGCACCTCCAGCGAACGACGAGCCTCGTGGCGttccgcgccggccgccaggGGAGCACGCGCCGTGGCCTCAGGGCGGGCGGCGAAGGCAGCAACCGCGCCGGGAGGAGCGTCCGGCTAGGCCAGTCCGGACGGTGGCCGTCGTTCCTGGCGCGGACGTTCTCGGCGAGGCTGCCGGCGTGGGGATCAAGGTCGACGCGGAGGGGCGAGGGGGACGGGTCGAGCAAGGGCGGGAggacggccggcgccggcggcaggtCAGTGGCGTGCGACGACCAGGCGTGCGCGCTTGGGCAACGTGTTTGA
- the LOC102720176 gene encoding transcription factor bHLH94-like, with product MALEAVLHSRGLFGRRCAMEGGGGVGGGGGGGGGGWSGGLFGGFEGVMDLDGGNWDAAACSSMLLHGFQELEIPVAAAVAPAPPGEHAVVVAAAGCAENAGGIGGGHQEDQATAVQARRRKRRRARAAKNREEVESQRMTHIAVERNRRKQMNEYLAVLRGLMPPSYAQRGDQASIVGGAINFVKELEQLLQSLEARKSSRQCAARDAAAPFAGFFTFPQYSMSATVAAPAVNDDVRDDGGASAEAEASGSKPSAVADVEVTMVESHANLRVLSRRRPRQLLRLVVALQGHRLTVLHLNMTSAGHMVLYSFSLKVEDDCQHTSVDEIATAVHQIIEKIQEEQGCSLD from the exons ATGGCACTGGAGGCCGTGCTGCATTCCCGCGGTCTGTTTGGTCGTCGGTGCGCCATggaaggaggaggtggagtggggggaggaggaggtggtggtgggggaggTTGGAGCGGTGGTCTGTTTGGTGGGTTCGAGGGGGTGATGGATTTGGACGGCGGCAACTGGGACGCGGCTGCGTGCTCGTCGATGCTGCTGCATGGGTTCCAGGAGCTGGAGATTCCtgtagccgccgccgtggcgccggcgccgccgggggagcatgctgttgttgttgctgccgCCGGCTGCGCGGAGAATGCGGGAGGGATTGGTGGTGGTCATCAGGAGGATCAGGCTACGGCGGTGCaggcgcggaggcggaagcggcggcgggcgagggCGGCCAAGAAcagggaggaggtggagagcCAGCGGATGACCCACATTGCCGTCGAGCGCAACCGCCGCAAGCAGATGAACGAGTACCTCGCCGTGCTTCGTGGACTCATGCCGCCGTCCTACGCCCAAAGG GGTGATCAGGCGTCCATCGTCGGCGGCGCAATCAACTTCGTCAAGGAGCTGGAGCAGCTGCTCCAGTCGCTGGAGGCGCGGAAGAGTTCCCGGCAATGCGCcgcgcgcgacgcggcggcgccgttcGCCGGCTTCTTCACCTTCCCGCAGTACTCGATGAGCGCCACGGTGGCGGCTCCGGCTGTGAACGATGACGTCCGCGACGACGGTGGAGCCAGTGCCGAGGCCGAGGCGTCGGGGTCGAAGCCGTCGGCGGTGGCCGACGTCGAGGTGACCATGGTGGAGAGCCACGCCAACCTGCGGGTGCtgtcccggcggcggccgaggcagCTGCTCcggctggtggtggcgctgCAGGGCCACCGGCTCACCGTGCTGCACCTCAACATGACCAGCGCCGGCCACATGGTGCTCTACTCTTTCAGCCTCAAG GTGGAGGATGATTGCCAGCATACGTCTGTGGATGAGATTGCAACCGCCGTTCATCAGATCATAGAGAAGATTCAAGAAGAGCAGGGCTGTAGTTTAGATTAG
- the LOC102714674 gene encoding E3 ubiquitin-protein ligase RING1-like, giving the protein MLYPERPGRVNGTATVDCAAYPLDCLPLCPTGNCSEIAEPQPPPFSPRTRAEVASDDHHLPVRLLLTVSLLSAFLFLSLAVSTVLLYRRRVILRRRRRAAAAPLPGDDGFGDGDEEAGGGGGDVHHVWYIRTVGLDEATITSIATAEYRAGVGWGGDCAVCLGEFRDGELVRLLPRCAHPFHAPCIDTWLRAHVNCPLCRSPVVVPSDLPATATEADAEGGQVEEHQVFDEISLSESHDEVSEDSDASSDTQSEDTAAAAEDNGRMMPKPIRRSASMDSPLFLVVVPDAQDDAVRANRKLPNGQEMKVFSVKGKEATGTSSSSCQAGRFGICRSMSSSGQGFFFSRNGRSRSTVLPL; this is encoded by the coding sequence ATGTTGTACCCGGAGCGGCCGGGCCGCGTCAACGGCACCGCCACCGTGGACTGCGCGGCGTACCCGCTCGACTGCCTCCCGTTGTGCCCCACGGGCAACTGCTCCGAGATCGCcgagccgcagccgccgccgttctcgcCGCGCACGCGCGCCGAAGTGGCCAGCGACGACCACCACCTCCCCGTacgcctcctcctcaccgtctCCCTGCTCTCCGCCTTCCTGTTCCTCTCGCTCGCTGTCTCCACGGTCCTGCtctaccgccgccgcgtcatcctgcgccgccgccgccgggccgcggccgcgccgctgccCGGGGACGACGGGTTCGGCGACGGAGATGAGGAGGCggggggcggcggaggggatgtGCACCACGTGTGGTACATCCGCACGGTGGGGCTGGACGAGGCCACCATCACGTCCATAGCCACCGCGGAGTACCGCGCCGGAGTTGGGTGGGGAGGGGACTGCGCGGTGTGCCTCGGCGAGTTCCGCGACGGGGAACTggtccgcctcctcccgcgctgCGCGCATCCGTTCCATGCACCTTGCATCGACACCTGGCTTCGCGCACATGTCAACTGCCCGCTCTGCAGATCCCCAGTGGTCGTTCCCTCTGATCTCCCCGCCACGGCTACCGAAGCTGATGCAGAAGGTGGACAAGTGGAAGAGCACCAGGTGTTTGATGAAATATCTCTGTCGGAATCACATGACGAGGTCTCCGAGGATTCCGACGCCTCTTCGGATACTCAAAGTGAGGACACAGCAGCTGCCGCAGAGGACAATGGGAGGATGATGCCTAAGCCAATACGGCGCTCAGCGTCCATGGACTCACCGTTATTCCTGGTGGTTGTGCCTGATGCTCAGGACGATGCCGTGCGGGCTAATCGAAAATTGCCTAATGGTCAAGAGATGAAGGTTTTCAGTGTGAAGGGGAAGGAAGCAACAGGGacgtcttcttcctcttgtCAGGCAGGCCGGTTTGGGATTTGCAGGTCGATGTCGAGCAGTGGGCAGGGGTTCTTCTTCTCGCGGAATGGGCGCTCCAGAAGTACTGTGTTGCCACTGTGA
- the LOC102720456 gene encoding uncharacterized protein LOC102720456: MATLTLPPAAAAAAAQAGQEDPSVMKNPTGDAADSSGIDSGWVVLGKSDIVSADLAAAAADTGHRQLGFSPLPMLPIWVQMMLGGVVYTAVPFYKRVRKIEGVAIENAETALEVVEHAAEVTEKLADNVANALPENGKLHELAEEIEYIAEIVDKDAQKVEVIIKKIEDVSNQIDAAVEPVIEDLEKEFKP; this comes from the exons ATGGCAACCCTcacgctgccgccggccgccgccgccgccgccgcccaggcCGGCCAGGAAGACCCGAG CGTAATGAAGAATCCCACCGGCGATGCTGCAGATTCGAGCGGCATCGACTCCGG GTGGGTTGTTCTTGGGAAGTCCGACATAGTTTCGGCGGATttggccgccgctgccgctgacACCGGCCACCGACAGCTCGGCTTCTCGCCGCTGCCGATGCTTCCTATTTG GGTACAGATGATGCTTGGAGGCGTCGTCTACACAGCCGTGCCATTCTACAAGAGGGTCAGGAAGATCGAAG GTGTGGCGATAGAAAATGCAGAAACTGCACTGGAGGTTGTGGAGCACGCCGCTGAGGTAACAGAAAAGTTAGCTGATAATGTCGCTAATGCCCTGCCGGAGAATGGAAAACTGCATGAGTTGGCCGAGGAGATTGAGTACATTGCTGAGATAGTGGATAAGGATGCACAGAAGGTTGAAGTCATCATAAAGAAG ATTGAAGATGTCAGTAACCAGATAGATGCGGCTGTGGAGCCTGTTATTGAAGACCTCGAAAAGGAATTCAAGCCATAG
- the LOC102720735 gene encoding mavicyanin-like — protein MAVSSAALVGLLVVSCAAAAAATRYTVGDGEGWTTGVNYNNWANGKYFKQGDELVFNYQNGAHTVTEVRQSDFDSCNGNNPLSNDNRGSTTIRLSYPGTHYFICTTQGHCSTGMKLAVTVNGDPSYSAGSVPAASAVAAAAAGALVKLALF, from the exons ATGGCCGTCTCTTCAGCCGCTCTCGTCGGGCTGCTCGTCGTCAgctgcgccgcggcggccgcagcCACGAGGTACACCGTCGGCGACGGGGAGGGCTGGACGACCGGCGTCAACTACAACAACTGGGCCAACGGCAAGTATTTCAAACAAGGAGACGAACTCG TGTTCAACTACCAGAACGGGGCGCACACGGTGACGGAGGTGAGGCAGAGCGACTTCGACAGCTGCAACGGCAACAACCCGCTGAGCAACGACAACAGAGGCTCGACCACCATCAGGCTCTCCTACCCGGGCACGCACTACTTCATCTGCACCACCCAGGGCCACTGCAGCACGGGCATGAagctcgccgtcaccgtcaaCGGCGACCCGTCGTACTCGGCCGGCTCCgtcccggcggcgagcgccgtcgccgccgcggccgccggggcCCTGGTCAAGCTCGCGCTGTTCTAA